ACCGGCTGGATGGTGTTTGAATCCGGGTCGTACCTTAAAACACCGCCAGCCAACCCTTGTTTCATCACTGATACAGTGTGTTTCTGCTCTTTGACAAATGCTTCAAATTCCTCCGGGGACATATCGTCCTCCAGTAATCTGAACGACTGCAAAAACTGGTTTAGATCCGGAAACTGTGGGTGTACTACATTTTCTGGGTTTGTGATAGTCTGTTTCGGTGGGTTGACGTACAGGTGGACCCTGAATTTACTCTTTTTGACTCGCCGCCTCTTCGATGGcagttcctcctccgaAGATGGTGTGAAGTAGTAGCTCTCTGAATCGTCTCCTGTTTCTGCGGATCCCAGGATGATTCCCTCATCTTGGCCCACTTGAGGCACAGTCTCCTGTGGTGGCGTCACAAGTTCCTGCTTCACCTCTCTCTGCTGCGTTTGCCTGCTGCTTGACGTGTGCAATTTGCCATTCTCAACCCGCTTTGAGCTTTTCTTAGGTGCCGAGTGCGTTAGCCGTCTCTTCAGCGTGTTCGCCGCGGGGGCCTCCCTCTTCCCGGATCCCGACAGGGACAATCTCTGTGCTAGCTGCTCGTACCTCTCCTGCACCAACGGTCTCAACTTCGCAAGCTTGGCCGTCACACCACCTGCACTGCTGTCCCGCACGGTGTCATCACTGTCCTTCGCCGTACTCGACGCACGCAGCTGCCGTCTTCTCCTCGGAGTCGTATTACTGTCTAGTCCATTTTGCGATCCTGCGGCGCCATCTTCTGGTAACCCGTCAGCTACGGCGTCATCCAGTGCCAAATTCGTCTGTCTCAGAAACACACCAAAACTGTCAGAACTCTCGTGGGAGTTCCCTGGGTCAAAGTCCACCAACGATATATACTCTTTCAGATGGAACAGCTCGTTAGTCAGGAGATCGTACTCGAACTTCTTCTGGACGACAACCTCCTCACCGTGTTGTTCCGCATCGCTCTTACCTGACATATGGCGAGAACTGGAAGCGAGGTAAAGCAGGGCGTGTCGAAAGTAAGAACGCCTTGATATTGAATGCTATATGCCCAACCGTAGATTGAATACAGTGGTTCTTTGTCTCAGAGCTTGTACAAATGTTTCAACGTTTGCAGTTGCCCCCGGACACAATATTACCTAAATAATCGCCTAAAATTCCGTTAAAACTCTATAATGGCAGTACGACTGCAATCCTCACAATCCCAGTAACACGATACCGCTATTCAAAATGCACCAGCGGTGTTCTACAGGTCCGTTTCCTGCCAAAGTTTCCCCAATTTGAGCAACACAAGCGCAGGGGAAAACGTTTGAAATCTCaaagaagttttttttcttttttttcgaaaccaaaaaaaaaatattgaaaaaaaataacggTTACCCGGTTTTGGATTCGGATCCGAATTCGGCGCCGATGATGAGTTCGATGCTGTGGGCGCTCTTCCCGCAGTCGCCGCCGTCGCTGATCAGCGGTGGCAGTTGCCGCTGGATGTTGGGGAGGTACTGCTCTGCAAAAAGGGCACGGCGGGTCGCCAGGTCCTGGTTTGCGAGTGCCGGGTCCTGGCCTGCGACCGATGGATCTTGCGACTTGAGAGAACGAACGAACAGTTTCAACTGTGCGTACGGTTGCGGGGTCTCCGGGATGAGGTACTTGTTACTTTGCTTGGGACCTTCTTCTGACAGTGTAGGGTCCGTGCAACCGTACTCGATGAGTTTGTACAGGCAGTCGAGGTGAGTCTTTATGTTTTTGGAGTCACGTTTCCTCGTCTGCAAGCTGCCCGAGGTCTGATTCGCGCCGATCTTGTCATTCCAGCCGAGCACGGTCAAGTTCCCGTTCAGCAGTTTCGTCCATGCGTGCTTCACGATCTCATGCGAGCTGAATTGCAACAACGCAAGCAGGAACCGTGTCGAGTCGCATTGGATCCGCGGGACGATGTGCGTCATTGACATGCTTATGTACAGCACGAATACGTTGCAGTGCAACTGCAGCACTTGCTCGTCATGCAGTCCAATCTCCTCAATGAGTTCCAGCAGGGAATCCCGTACGGATTTGATGTTGTCACAGATCAGAGGAATGCTCTGCTTCAACAGCGGCGTCATGATCTTGCTCCTAATAATCTTCGGCACGCACTTGATGAAATGCTGCAACGTCTCCTTCCTAACAGTCTCGTTGTGGTGTCTTAAGAGCGGGAGCCGCTTTAT
This sequence is a window from Huiozyma naganishii CBS 8797 chromosome 3, complete genome. Protein-coding genes within it:
- the IPI1 gene encoding Ipi1p (similar to Saccharomyces cerevisiae IPI1 (YHR085W); ancestral locus Anc_5.381), which translates into the protein MTKSRKQKQKKKDFLKKKLKVGKTAPKPSNVTDTSYVARTITIRNQHLDHHSDDLIKRLPLLRHHNETVRKETLQHFIKCVPKIIRSKIMTPLLKQSIPLICDNIKSVRDSLLELIEEIGLHDEQVLQLHCNVFVLYISMSMTHIVPRIQCDSTRFLLALLQFSSHEIVKHAWTKLLNGNLTVLGWNDKIGANQTSGSLQTRKRDSKNIKTHLDCLYKLIEYGCTDPTLSEEGPKQSNKYLIPETPQPYAQLKLFVRSLKSQDPSVAGQDPALANQDLATRRALFAEQYLPNIQRQLPPLISDGGDCGKSAHSIELIIGAEFGSESKTG